Proteins encoded in a region of the Flavobacterium sp. MDT1-60 genome:
- a CDS encoding UDP-glucuronic acid decarboxylase family protein produces MKRILITGAAGFLGSHLCDRFIKEGYFVIGMDNLITGDLKNIEHLFKLENFEFYHHDITKFVHIPGDLDYILHFASPASPIDYLKIPIQTLKVGSLGTHNLLGLARVKKARILIASTSEVYGDPLVHPQTEEYYGNVNTIGPRGVYDEAKRFQESITMAYHTFHGVETRIVRIFNTYGPRMRLNDGRVIPAFIGQALRGEDLTIFGDGMQTRSFCYVDDQVEGIFRLLHSDYVFPVNIGNPDEITIKDFAEEIIKLTGTNQKVVYHPLPINDPLQRQPDTTKAKELLGWEAKVSRSEGMKITYDYFRSLSKEELSKEEHKDFSSYIK; encoded by the coding sequence ATGAAAAGAATACTTATTACCGGAGCAGCAGGATTTTTAGGGTCGCATTTATGTGACCGATTTATTAAAGAAGGCTATTTTGTTATTGGAATGGACAACCTGATTACGGGAGATCTTAAAAATATTGAACATTTATTTAAGTTAGAAAATTTCGAATTTTACCATCACGATATCACCAAGTTTGTTCATATTCCAGGTGATTTAGATTATATTTTGCATTTTGCTTCGCCGGCAAGTCCGATTGATTATTTAAAAATCCCGATTCAGACTTTAAAAGTGGGGTCACTGGGAACGCATAATTTATTAGGTTTAGCAAGAGTTAAAAAAGCGAGAATTCTAATTGCATCAACTTCTGAAGTTTATGGAGATCCATTGGTTCACCCACAAACCGAAGAATATTACGGAAACGTAAATACGATTGGTCCGCGTGGTGTTTACGACGAAGCCAAACGTTTTCAGGAATCGATCACAATGGCGTATCATACTTTTCATGGTGTAGAAACCAGGATCGTGCGTATTTTTAATACATACGGTCCAAGAATGCGATTAAACGACGGACGTGTAATTCCGGCTTTTATTGGACAAGCTTTGCGCGGGGAAGATTTAACGATTTTTGGGGACGGAATGCAAACGCGTTCTTTTTGTTATGTGGACGATCAGGTAGAAGGTATTTTCAGATTATTACATTCTGATTATGTTTTTCCGGTTAATATTGGAAATCCGGACGAAATAACAATTAAGGATTTTGCTGAAGAAATCATCAAATTGACAGGAACAAACCAAAAAGTAGTCTATCATCCATTACCAATAAATGATCCTTTACAGCGTCAGCCAGATACTACAAAAGCGAAAGAATTATTAGGTTGGGAAGCCAAAGTAAGCCGTTCTGAAGGAATGAAAATCACATATGATTATTTCAGATCACTTTCTAAGGAAGAGCTTTCAAAAGAAGAACACAAAGATTTTTCAAGTTATATAAAATAA
- a CDS encoding phenylacetate--CoA ligase family protein gives MISLFDISLQLNGFPIKKAKAELNRIANLSEEDYALFLQNKKEEIVAFHLQNNSFYQELVGNKTDLKWEDLPILNKQNLQKPLAERLSKGYALKNVYLNKTSGSSGTPFVFAKDKYSHALTWASNIMRFGWFSIDFNHSYQARFYGIPMDFVGYQKERFKDFLSRRFRFPVFDLSDEVLEKFLQKFKTKKFDYLNGYTSSIVLFAKYLEQQNIILKEICPTLKACFVTSEMLFESDKKLLERQFGIPVINEYGASELDLIAFENPKGEWQVNAETLFVEILDENNKVLPYGEEGRIVITSLFNKANPFIRYEIGDIGILDEKSTPQKPILKKLIGRTNDVAILPSGKKSPGLTFYYVTKSIIEDDGNVKEFIIKQTHLDTFEIEYVAENELNSEQIQKILKAISLYLEPNLNFTFTRKQVLERTNRGKLKQFKSYL, from the coding sequence ATGATTTCTCTTTTCGATATTTCGCTTCAATTAAATGGTTTTCCGATAAAGAAAGCTAAAGCTGAATTGAACCGAATTGCGAATTTATCCGAAGAAGATTATGCTCTTTTCCTTCAAAATAAAAAAGAAGAAATTGTTGCTTTTCATTTGCAAAACAATTCTTTTTATCAAGAATTGGTTGGAAATAAAACTGATTTAAAATGGGAAGACTTACCCATTCTGAACAAGCAGAATCTACAAAAACCACTCGCAGAAAGACTTTCAAAAGGATATGCTTTAAAAAATGTATACCTCAACAAAACTTCCGGATCAAGCGGAACTCCTTTTGTTTTTGCTAAAGATAAATATTCGCATGCTTTAACCTGGGCTTCGAATATTATGCGTTTTGGATGGTTTAGCATCGATTTTAATCATTCATATCAGGCTCGTTTTTACGGTATTCCTATGGATTTTGTTGGATACCAAAAAGAGCGTTTTAAAGATTTTTTAAGCCGCCGTTTTCGATTTCCGGTTTTCGATTTGTCTGATGAAGTTCTGGAAAAATTTCTGCAGAAATTCAAAACCAAAAAATTTGATTACCTCAACGGTTATACCAGTTCGATTGTTTTATTTGCGAAATATTTAGAACAACAAAACATCATTCTAAAAGAAATCTGCCCGACTTTAAAAGCTTGTTTTGTTACTTCGGAAATGCTTTTTGAATCGGATAAAAAACTCCTTGAAAGACAATTTGGTATTCCGGTAATCAATGAATACGGAGCTTCAGAACTGGATTTAATTGCTTTTGAAAATCCAAAAGGCGAATGGCAAGTGAATGCAGAAACGCTTTTCGTCGAAATTTTAGACGAAAATAATAAGGTTCTCCCTTACGGTGAAGAAGGCCGAATTGTGATTACCTCTTTGTTCAATAAAGCAAATCCTTTTATTAGATATGAAATTGGTGATATTGGAATTTTGGACGAAAAAAGTACACCACAAAAACCAATTCTAAAAAAATTAATTGGAAGAACTAATGACGTTGCTATTTTACCAAGTGGAAAAAAATCGCCGGGATTGACCTTTTATTATGTTACCAAAAGCATTATTGAAGATGATGGAAATGTCAAAGAATTTATAATCAAACAAACACATTTAGATACTTTTGAAATTGAATACGTTGCTGAAAATGAATTAAATTCGGAACAAATTCAAAAAATACTAAAAGCCATTTCATTATATCTTGAACCCAATTTAAACTTCACTTTTACGAGAAAACAAGTTTTAGAAAGAACCAATCGTGGAAAATTAAAGCAATTCAAATCTTATTTATAA
- a CDS encoding ferredoxin--NADP reductase produces MPSFLKLIIKEVKRETTDAVSILFNVPEELKPDYKFIAGQYINLKLTLDNQEIRRAYSICSAPESGELRIAVKAVKNGLFSQFANTKLKAGDVLEVGHPEGKFTFEPDAERQKNYAAFVAGSGITPVLSIIKSVLKSEPKSSFVLVYGNKTPNETIFHQELHDLQLKYVGRFFVHYVFSQAKAENALFGRIEKSAVNFVLNNKHKELQFDKFYLCGPEEMINTVSDILKEKNVKESAIKFELFTTSSQEHEIKTSLEGHTKITVLVDDDEVSFEMSQKQTILDAALKQGIDAPYSCQGGICSSCLARVTAGTAEMTKNSILTDKEIASGLILTCQAHPTSESIYVDYDDV; encoded by the coding sequence ATGCCTTCATTCTTAAAACTGATAATTAAAGAGGTAAAACGCGAAACAACCGATGCCGTTTCTATACTTTTTAATGTTCCAGAGGAACTAAAACCAGACTATAAATTTATTGCAGGACAATATATAAATTTAAAATTAACTCTTGATAATCAAGAAATTCGTCGTGCTTATTCCATTTGTTCTGCACCAGAAAGTGGTGAATTGCGAATTGCTGTAAAAGCAGTCAAAAACGGATTGTTCTCTCAATTTGCTAATACGAAACTGAAAGCTGGAGATGTTCTTGAAGTAGGTCATCCGGAAGGAAAATTTACTTTTGAACCAGATGCTGAGAGACAAAAAAATTATGCTGCTTTTGTAGCAGGAAGTGGAATTACTCCTGTACTTTCTATTATAAAATCAGTCTTAAAAAGCGAGCCAAAAAGCTCATTTGTATTAGTTTACGGGAATAAAACTCCTAACGAAACTATCTTTCATCAGGAACTTCACGATTTGCAATTAAAATATGTTGGGCGTTTTTTCGTGCATTATGTATTTAGTCAGGCGAAAGCTGAGAATGCATTGTTTGGAAGAATCGAAAAATCTGCAGTGAATTTTGTTCTGAACAACAAACACAAAGAACTTCAATTTGACAAGTTTTATTTGTGCGGACCTGAAGAAATGATTAATACGGTTTCTGATATTTTGAAAGAGAAAAATGTAAAAGAATCGGCTATTAAGTTTGAACTTTTTACTACTTCATCACAAGAACATGAAATAAAAACTTCGCTTGAAGGACATACAAAAATTACAGTTTTAGTTGATGATGATGAAGTTTCTTTTGAAATGTCTCAAAAACAAACGATTCTGGATGCAGCTTTAAAACAAGGAATTGATGCTCCATATTCTTGCCAGGGCGGAATTTGCAGCAGCTGTTTAGCACGCGTAACTGCTGGAACTGCAGAGATGACAAAAAATTCTATTTTAACGGATAAAGAAATCGCTTCTGGCTTAATTTTAACTTGTCAGGCACACCCAACTTCAGAATCTATTTACGTAGATTATGATGATGTGTAG
- the purD gene encoding phosphoribosylamine--glycine ligase encodes MTILLLGSGGREHAFAWKMIQSPLCEKLFVAPGNAGTAGIATNVAMSPTDFDAIKAFVLKENVKMVVVGPEDPLVKGIYDYFKNDESLQHIPVIGPSKLGAQLEGSKEFAKEFLIKHNIPTAAYDSFTAETVEKGCEFLETLQSPYVLKADGLAAGKGVLIIQDLEEAKTELRNMLVHEKFGAASSKVVIEEFLDGIELSCFVLTDGKSYKILPTAKDYKRIGEGDTGLNTGGMGAVSPVPYVDAVLMEKIETRIVKPTIEGFQKDGIEYKGFVFIGLINVKNEPIVIEYNVRMGDPETEVVVPRLKSDLVELFQSVADQKLDTFELEVDPRSATTIMVVSGGYPEEFEKGKVITGLENITDSIVFHAGTKLDNENVVSNGGRVLTVTSYGDDFQQAIKKSYQNIDKLNFDKMYFRKDIGFDLF; translated from the coding sequence ATGACAATTTTATTATTGGGATCAGGCGGAAGAGAGCATGCTTTTGCGTGGAAAATGATTCAGAGTCCGCTTTGCGAAAAACTTTTTGTTGCACCAGGAAATGCGGGAACAGCTGGAATTGCTACAAACGTTGCAATGTCTCCAACTGATTTTGATGCTATAAAAGCATTTGTACTAAAAGAAAATGTGAAAATGGTAGTCGTTGGACCTGAAGATCCGTTGGTAAAAGGGATTTATGATTATTTTAAAAACGACGAAAGTTTACAACATATTCCAGTTATTGGGCCATCAAAATTAGGTGCTCAATTAGAAGGAAGTAAAGAATTTGCTAAAGAATTCCTGATAAAACACAACATTCCAACTGCTGCATACGATAGTTTTACTGCCGAAACAGTGGAAAAAGGATGTGAATTTTTAGAAACTTTACAATCACCATACGTTTTAAAAGCAGATGGATTGGCGGCTGGAAAAGGAGTTTTGATTATTCAGGATCTTGAAGAAGCTAAAACCGAATTAAGAAACATGTTGGTTCACGAAAAATTTGGAGCTGCAAGTTCAAAAGTAGTTATCGAAGAATTTTTGGACGGAATCGAATTAAGCTGTTTTGTTTTGACAGACGGTAAAAGCTATAAAATTCTTCCGACAGCAAAAGATTACAAGCGTATTGGTGAAGGTGATACAGGATTAAATACAGGTGGAATGGGAGCCGTTTCTCCAGTTCCTTATGTTGATGCTGTTTTGATGGAAAAAATCGAAACCCGTATAGTAAAACCAACAATCGAAGGTTTTCAAAAAGACGGAATCGAATATAAAGGATTTGTATTTATAGGTTTGATCAATGTAAAAAATGAACCAATTGTTATTGAATACAACGTGAGAATGGGCGATCCTGAAACTGAAGTTGTGGTGCCAAGATTAAAATCTGATTTAGTAGAATTGTTTCAGTCTGTGGCAGATCAAAAGTTAGACACTTTCGAACTAGAAGTTGATCCAAGAAGTGCGACTACAATCATGGTCGTTTCTGGTGGATATCCTGAAGAATTTGAAAAAGGAAAAGTAATTACGGGTTTAGAAAATATTACAGATTCTATAGTTTTTCACGCGGGAACAAAATTAGATAACGAAAATGTCGTTAGTAATGGAGGACGTGTATTAACTGTAACATCATACGGAGACGATTTCCAACAGGCCATAAAAAAATCTTACCAAAACATAGATAAACTAAATTTTGATAAGATGTATTTTAGAAAAGATATCGGCTTCGACTTATTTTAA
- a CDS encoding uracil phosphoribosyltransferase, with protein MTAFFEGIQYLFVNILFAPLDFLRRLELVSWFAASTINWIFMIICACAIAYWIKQLRIFDDAGTENQDTTAHSFLK; from the coding sequence ATGACAGCTTTTTTCGAAGGAATACAATACTTATTCGTTAACATTTTGTTTGCTCCTCTTGACTTTTTACGTCGTTTAGAACTAGTTAGCTGGTTTGCTGCAAGCACAATCAACTGGATTTTTATGATCATCTGCGCATGCGCAATCGCTTATTGGATTAAACAATTACGCATTTTTGATGACGCCGGAACAGAAAACCAAGATACTACAGCTCACTCATTTTTAAAATAA
- a CDS encoding DUF6427 family protein, whose amino-acid sequence MITSVFKKSTPLNYSLVVILILVFFFLFEIKEPSWMSSYFLAFQKLSLLCFIFASFFLINFIVKKNGLSKDNGYSIFFYLLFILFFPTIFNNPNVIYANFFLLLALRRLISLQSLKASKEKIFDASFWILVASLFHFWCILFLILVFISIVFHVSRDYRNWVLPFIALLAVAIMFFLISLIFHFNAIAFFEKRAVIDLNINYFKNNYENGALSIYVAVALFFVVSIVTTLSNRPQIVHTSYKKVVACFFIAAFVFILSPNKSNDLLLFSITPLTIMASSHIEYMQQKLNNEIVFYVLICCSLFTFFSQL is encoded by the coding sequence ATGATAACAAGTGTTTTTAAAAAATCTACACCATTAAATTATTCTTTGGTCGTAATTTTAATACTGGTTTTCTTTTTTCTGTTTGAAATTAAGGAACCATCATGGATGAGTTCTTATTTTTTAGCGTTTCAAAAATTAAGTTTATTATGCTTTATTTTCGCTTCTTTTTTTCTGATAAATTTTATTGTCAAAAAGAATGGACTCAGTAAAGACAATGGTTATTCGATATTTTTCTACTTGTTGTTTATCTTGTTTTTCCCAACGATATTCAATAATCCGAACGTTATATATGCTAACTTTTTTCTGTTATTGGCGCTTCGAAGATTAATTTCACTCCAATCCTTAAAAGCTTCCAAAGAAAAAATATTTGATGCGTCTTTTTGGATTTTAGTAGCTTCATTATTTCACTTTTGGTGTATTCTCTTTCTGATTCTGGTTTTTATTTCAATTGTTTTTCACGTTTCAAGAGATTATAGAAACTGGGTTTTACCATTTATAGCACTACTAGCCGTTGCAATTATGTTTTTTTTGATATCGTTAATTTTTCATTTTAATGCCATTGCGTTTTTTGAAAAACGAGCCGTAATCGATTTAAATATAAATTATTTTAAAAATAATTATGAAAATGGAGCACTTTCAATTTACGTTGCAGTAGCCTTATTTTTTGTAGTTTCAATTGTAACAACTTTGTCAAACAGACCTCAAATTGTACATACTTCCTATAAAAAAGTAGTAGCCTGTTTTTTTATTGCCGCGTTTGTTTTCATACTTTCACCAAACAAAAGCAATGATTTGTTGCTATTTAGTATAACGCCTTTAACGATTATGGCGTCAAGTCATATTGAATATATGCAGCAGAAATTAAACAACGAAATTGTATTTTATGTATTAATTTGTTGTAGCTTGTTTACGTTTTTCTCGCAATTATAA
- a CDS encoding DUF4254 domain-containing protein, whose amino-acid sequence MFSKLAYSVFEQSIKDYHQFDNVDQPINNPYPKDKFEHLLYLKNWIDTVQWHFEDIIRDPQIDPVAALTLKRRIDASNQERTDMVEYIDSYFLQKYSDVQAKDGAKINSESPAWAFDRLSILALKIYHMQEEANRAEASQEHRDKCQEKLNILLEQRSDLSTAIDDLLSDIENGEKFMKVYKQMKMYNDDDLNPVLYQNKK is encoded by the coding sequence ATGTTTTCAAAATTAGCTTATTCTGTTTTCGAACAAAGCATCAAAGATTATCACCAGTTTGATAATGTTGATCAGCCTATAAATAACCCTTATCCAAAAGATAAATTTGAACATTTATTATATCTAAAAAACTGGATTGACACTGTTCAATGGCATTTTGAAGATATTATTCGTGACCCTCAAATTGATCCGGTTGCGGCTTTGACTTTAAAAAGAAGAATCGATGCTTCCAATCAGGAGCGTACAGATATGGTGGAATATATCGATAGTTATTTTTTACAAAAATATAGTGATGTACAAGCAAAAGATGGTGCAAAAATCAATTCTGAAAGTCCGGCCTGGGCTTTTGACAGATTGTCGATTTTAGCTTTGAAAATTTATCATATGCAGGAAGAAGCTAATCGCGCAGAGGCTTCGCAAGAACACAGAGATAAATGTCAGGAAAAACTAAACATTCTTTTAGAACAAAGAAGTGATTTGTCTACAGCAATTGATGATCTATTGTCAGACATTGAAAATGGAGAAAAATTCATGAAAGTGTACAAACAAATGAAAATGTACAACGATGATGATTTGAATCCGGTTTTATATCAAAATAAAAAATAA
- the upp gene encoding uracil phosphoribosyltransferase: MKIHYISENNSVLNHFLGQIRNVNIQNDSMRFRRNIERIGEIMAYELSKDLSYKNVEIQTPLGIKKTTEIESDLVLCSILRAGLPLHNGFLNYFDQAENSFVSACRHHPNNDDAFEILVEYQALSNLNNKTVLLLDPMLATGQSIVAVHEKLVQNAVPKEIHIVVVIAAPEGVAHLEKNLPDNCHLWVAALDEKLNEKNYIVPGLGDAGDLAYGSKL; this comes from the coding sequence ATGAAAATTCATTATATATCTGAAAATAATAGCGTATTAAATCACTTTTTGGGTCAAATAAGAAATGTAAATATTCAGAACGATAGTATGCGTTTTCGAAGAAATATCGAACGAATTGGCGAAATTATGGCCTATGAATTAAGCAAAGATTTGTCTTATAAAAATGTCGAAATCCAGACGCCGCTTGGCATTAAAAAAACGACAGAAATTGAAAGTGATTTGGTTTTGTGCTCCATTTTAAGAGCTGGATTACCACTTCATAACGGATTTTTAAATTACTTTGACCAGGCAGAAAACAGTTTTGTTTCAGCCTGCAGACATCATCCAAATAATGATGATGCTTTTGAAATTTTAGTAGAGTATCAGGCGCTTTCGAACTTAAATAATAAAACGGTGTTACTTCTGGATCCAATGTTAGCAACTGGTCAATCTATTGTGGCGGTGCATGAAAAATTAGTTCAGAATGCAGTTCCAAAAGAAATTCATATTGTAGTCGTTATTGCTGCACCTGAAGGAGTTGCGCACCTTGAAAAAAACCTTCCCGACAACTGTCATTTGTGGGTTGCTGCCTTAGACGAAAAATTAAACGAGAAAAACTACATTGTACCGGGACTTGGTGATGCAGGCGATCTTGCTTACGGAAGCAAATTATAA
- a CDS encoding glycosyltransferase family 2 protein yields the protein MSELVSIITPTYNAEKFIRETLKSVQNQTYQNWEMILVDDASTDNTVKIISDFAEKDSRIKLLKLEKNSGNGFARNIALEKAVGKYIAYLDADDLWFLNKLEKQIAFLKANHLPFTFSFYDCIDEEGNSLNRRVEAPTNLTYDELFFCNYVGNLTAIYDADYFGKIVIKATQKRQDWRLWLTILKQIQVTKPVPEPLAFYRIRKDSISSSKFKLIKHNFGVYREFHGFNFVFSVLLMVRFLFTQLIIKPRYIKRF from the coding sequence ATGAGTGAATTAGTTTCTATTATAACGCCAACTTACAATGCTGAAAAGTTCATCAGGGAAACTTTAAAATCAGTTCAAAATCAAACGTACCAAAACTGGGAAATGATTTTGGTTGATGATGCTTCGACAGATAATACCGTAAAAATTATTTCAGATTTTGCTGAAAAAGACAGTAGAATAAAACTGCTTAAACTAGAAAAAAATTCGGGAAACGGTTTTGCAAGAAATATAGCATTAGAAAAAGCAGTGGGAAAATATATTGCTTATTTAGATGCTGATGATTTATGGTTTCTTAATAAATTAGAAAAACAAATCGCGTTTTTAAAAGCAAATCATTTACCTTTTACTTTTAGTTTTTACGATTGTATTGATGAAGAAGGAAATTCTTTAAACAGAAGAGTAGAAGCTCCAACAAATTTAACATACGACGAACTGTTTTTTTGCAATTACGTTGGCAATTTAACCGCCATTTATGATGCTGATTATTTCGGTAAAATCGTAATTAAAGCTACTCAAAAAAGACAGGATTGGCGTTTGTGGCTCACGATTTTAAAACAAATTCAGGTTACAAAACCAGTTCCCGAACCTTTAGCATTTTACAGAATTAGAAAAGATTCAATTTCATCATCAAAATTCAAATTGATTAAACACAACTTTGGTGTTTATAGAGAATTCCATGGATTTAATTTTGTGTTTTCTGTTTTGTTGATGGTGCGATTTTTATTTACACAGTTGATTATAAAACCTCGATATATAAAGAGATTTTAA
- a CDS encoding glycosyltransferase family 9 protein: MRLSAMGDVAMTVPVLRAFVKEYPDVKLTVISRPFFKPFFDGIPNLEFFAFDEKERHKGFPGLLRLYKDVKKFKIDAFADLHNVLRSKVVSLLFALSGKKRATVDKGRDGKKELTRAEKKIFRQLPTMFERHAKVFEELGFSLDLSNPEFPEKAKLGEDILEIIGNQNQKLIGIAPFAQYNSKVYPIDLMMEVISKLAEDQSNKILLFGGGKKEIEILDSLSKPFENVINMAVKIKFQQELQLISNLDVMLSMDSGNAHIAAMLGVKVVTLWGATHPYAGFLPFNQSLNNALTADRNQYPKLPTSVYGNKIVEGYEDAMRTISSKDVIAKMEEQFSK, from the coding sequence ATGAGACTATCCGCAATGGGAGATGTCGCCATGACGGTTCCTGTTTTACGCGCTTTTGTAAAAGAATATCCAGATGTTAAATTGACAGTGATTTCGCGTCCGTTTTTTAAACCCTTTTTTGACGGAATTCCGAATTTGGAATTTTTTGCTTTTGATGAAAAAGAAAGACACAAAGGTTTTCCAGGACTTTTGCGATTGTATAAAGACGTTAAAAAATTCAAAATTGACGCTTTCGCCGATCTTCATAATGTTTTAAGGTCTAAAGTTGTGAGCTTACTTTTCGCTTTAAGCGGAAAAAAAAGAGCCACAGTCGATAAAGGAAGAGATGGCAAAAAAGAATTAACCCGAGCAGAAAAAAAGATTTTCAGGCAATTACCAACGATGTTTGAAAGACATGCAAAAGTGTTTGAAGAATTGGGTTTTTCTTTAGATTTATCAAATCCTGAATTTCCTGAAAAAGCAAAATTAGGTGAAGATATTTTGGAAATTATCGGAAACCAAAACCAAAAACTTATCGGAATTGCGCCTTTTGCTCAATATAATTCTAAAGTTTATCCGATTGATTTAATGATGGAAGTTATTTCGAAATTAGCAGAAGATCAGTCGAATAAAATTTTACTTTTTGGCGGAGGAAAAAAAGAAATCGAAATATTAGATTCACTTTCAAAACCATTTGAAAATGTAATCAATATGGCTGTAAAAATTAAATTTCAACAGGAATTACAATTGATCAGCAATCTCGATGTAATGCTTTCTATGGATTCCGGAAATGCACATATTGCCGCAATGTTAGGAGTAAAAGTGGTTACACTTTGGGGTGCAACACATCCGTACGCGGGATTTTTGCCATTCAATCAAAGTTTGAATAATGCTTTAACAGCTGATAGAAATCAATATCCAAAACTACCAACATCCGTTTACGGCAATAAAATCGTTGAAGGTTATGAAGATGCGATGAGAACAATTTCTTCGAAAGATGTAATTGCTAAAATGGAAGAACAGTTTTCAAAATAA
- a CDS encoding glycosyltransferase: MGRVAYFFLFKKKKLFYTPHGYSFLRTDISKTVKNIYWRIEKSFQRFFGGTIVACGDTELEIAKEIGSAKLVRNGIDIANVQEHFAPHQNEKLTIGIMARITAARNPEMFNQIALKFPNFNFVWIGDGELRSLITAPNIRITGWILDRKTVLKELNNIDIYMQISLWEGLPIAVLEAMALQKPVIATNIIGNKDAVLHNKTGFLFSDISELENFFEILKDPKKRSEFGENALARCHDLFDKNQNFKQLLALYQE; encoded by the coding sequence TTGGGTCGGGTAGCTTATTTTTTCTTATTCAAAAAAAAGAAACTCTTTTATACTCCCCACGGATATTCTTTTCTAAGAACAGATATTTCAAAAACGGTTAAAAACATATATTGGAGAATCGAAAAAAGTTTTCAGCGTTTTTTTGGAGGAACAATTGTCGCGTGTGGTGATACAGAACTTGAAATCGCGAAGGAAATCGGCAGTGCCAAATTAGTTCGAAATGGTATTGATATTGCAAATGTTCAGGAACATTTTGCACCTCATCAAAATGAAAAACTTACGATTGGTATTATGGCCAGAATTACAGCTGCCAGAAACCCGGAAATGTTTAATCAAATAGCTTTAAAATTTCCTAATTTTAATTTTGTCTGGATTGGTGATGGTGAATTAAGATCTTTAATTACCGCTCCAAACATCAGAATTACAGGCTGGATTTTAGACCGAAAAACAGTTTTGAAAGAACTCAACAACATCGATATTTACATGCAAATATCACTTTGGGAAGGATTGCCAATTGCTGTACTTGAAGCTATGGCATTGCAAAAACCTGTTATTGCAACCAATATCATTGGAAATAAAGATGCTGTTCTGCACAACAAAACAGGATTTCTTTTTAGTGATATTTCTGAGTTGGAGAACTTTTTTGAAATTTTAAAAGACCCGAAAAAAAGATCCGAATTTGGCGAAAATGCATTGGCAAGATGTCACGATTTATTTGATAAAAATCAAAATTTTAAACAGCTTCTGGCACTTTATCAAGAGTAA
- a CDS encoding ORF6N domain-containing protein → MGDQSLLSEETISNKIYFIRGQKVMVDRDLAFLYGVETKRLKEQVKRNLNRFPEDFMFELSKIEFENWRSQFATSNSEKMSLRYAPMAFTEHGVMMLSSVLKSDKAIQTNIQIMRIFTKVRQMLLDTTEIKVDILQIQKKLENHDKNIELVFSYLDELTEKKENESERVKIGYKK, encoded by the coding sequence ATGGGCGATCAATCTTTACTTTCTGAAGAAACAATTTCAAATAAAATATATTTTATCCGCGGTCAAAAAGTGATGGTTGATCGTGACCTGGCTTTCTTATATGGAGTAGAAACAAAGCGATTAAAGGAACAAGTAAAAAGGAATTTAAACCGCTTCCCAGAAGACTTTATGTTTGAACTTAGCAAAATAGAATTTGAAAATTGGAGGTCGCAATTTGCGACCTCCAATTCAGAAAAGATGAGTTTACGATATGCACCGATGGCATTTACTGAACATGGAGTTATGATGCTTTCAAGTGTCCTAAAAAGTGACAAAGCCATTCAAACCAATATTCAAATTATGAGGATCTTTACGAAAGTGAGACAAATGCTTTTGGATACAACCGAAATAAAAGTCGATATTCTTCAGATTCAAAAGAAGCTAGAAAATCATGATAAAAATATTGAATTGGTTTTTTCTTATTTAGATGAATTGACTGAGAAAAAAGAAAATGAGTCTGAAAGAGTGAAGATTGGCTATAAAAAATAA